A stretch of Lentibacillus sp. JNUCC-1 DNA encodes these proteins:
- the gpsB gene encoding cell division regulator GpsB, giving the protein MTTGRTQLAINDIVEKEFKTGLRGYNQEEVDAFLDTIIQDYEALQGEITQLKQENERLKKNASSSGSSRSQQSTAPNQVNYDVLKRLSNLEKAVFGKRTMDT; this is encoded by the coding sequence ATGACAACAGGCCGTACACAACTCGCAATAAACGATATTGTGGAAAAAGAATTTAAAACAGGCTTACGAGGCTATAATCAAGAGGAAGTTGATGCGTTTCTAGACACAATCATTCAGGATTATGAAGCCCTACAAGGTGAAATAACGCAATTAAAGCAGGAAAATGAACGACTCAAAAAAAACGCTTCGTCATCAGGATCATCACGCTCACAGCAATCAACTGCGCCAAACCAAGTTAACTACGATGTGCTCAAACGTTTGTCCAATTTAGAAAAAGCGGTATTTGGCAAACGCACGATGGACACATGA
- a CDS encoding cytidine deaminase: protein MHKSDLVDKAVEAMKQAYVPYSKFPVGAALLTADGTVYTGCNIENAAYPLACCAERVAIFKAISDGCTVFEQLAVTAETDRPVPPCGSCRQVMSEFFPKDMVIHLANSNREVTTLRMEELLPYSFQAEDMDHSH, encoded by the coding sequence ATGCATAAAAGCGATTTAGTTGATAAAGCAGTAGAAGCGATGAAACAGGCATATGTACCCTATTCGAAATTCCCCGTTGGTGCAGCACTGCTGACTGCTGATGGGACTGTTTATACAGGGTGCAATATTGAAAATGCCGCCTATCCTTTAGCATGCTGTGCGGAGCGTGTTGCGATATTTAAAGCTATTTCAGACGGCTGCACCGTATTTGAACAATTGGCCGTAACAGCAGAAACGGATCGTCCTGTACCGCCTTGCGGATCATGCAGACAAGTGATGAGTGAATTTTTCCCGAAGGATATGGTCATTCATCTGGCTAACTCGAACCGTGAAGTTACCACACTCAGAATGGAAGAGCTGCTGCCATATTCCTTTCAGGCAGAAGATATGGATCATAGTCATTAG
- a CDS encoding cytochrome c oxidase subunit 2A has product MNKGGGLMGNAAKQKQVAEEKQEEKSLKGSFVSVMILGVFLIVSWAGVWMLYLSR; this is encoded by the coding sequence ATGAATAAAGGAGGTGGCCTGATGGGAAACGCCGCAAAACAAAAACAAGTCGCTGAAGAAAAACAGGAGGAAAAATCATTAAAAGGCTCTTTTGTGTCCGTTATGATTTTGGGGGTATTTTTAATTGTTTCGTGGGCAGGAGTTTGGATGTTGTACTTATCTCGTTAA
- a CDS encoding SCO family protein yields MKKLYITFGVLLVLGISAGILYLTIIRPGSAELPKDVVMETAFDESYSFENMPKKARLIEFMYTNCPDVCPVTTLEMSKLRDELEEAGVFGDEIEFITITIDPRQDTKEVLKDYASLFNVDKEDDGWLFLRGSEEDTKKITDSLNFLYRDPGTGDIIHSTFTYFLDKNNNLREQFTMGSGFDKDKVYRRIMSTIN; encoded by the coding sequence ATGAAAAAGCTTTATATAACATTTGGCGTCCTTCTCGTTCTGGGAATTTCTGCAGGTATACTTTATTTGACTATAATCAGACCCGGAAGCGCAGAATTGCCTAAAGACGTTGTAATGGAAACAGCATTCGACGAATCATATTCTTTCGAAAATATGCCTAAAAAAGCACGATTAATTGAATTTATGTACACCAACTGTCCAGATGTATGCCCAGTCACAACGTTAGAAATGTCCAAGCTGCGAGATGAGCTTGAAGAAGCCGGCGTGTTTGGAGATGAAATTGAATTTATTACGATTACCATCGACCCGAGACAGGATACAAAAGAGGTTTTAAAAGATTATGCCTCATTATTCAATGTAGATAAAGAAGATGACGGCTGGTTGTTTCTAAGGGGATCAGAGGAAGACACGAAAAAAATAACCGATTCTTTGAATTTTCTTTATCGGGACCCAGGCACTGGTGACATTATTCATTCCACCTTTACCTATTTCCTCGATAAAAACAATAATCTCCGCGAGCAATTCACAATGGGAAGCGGCTTTGATAAGGATAAAGTATACAGACGCATTATGAGTACGATTAATTAA
- a CDS encoding isoprenylcysteine carboxyl methyltransferase family protein — translation MAGWMWIFIGFLSVQRGLELVIAKQNERWMLQQGAVERGQRHYKLFIAVHILFFIALIAETSWRNDQAMTLNLVLFTLFIIVQLLRVWCITALGRFWNTKIIVLPGVSLIQKGPYKYVKHPNYIVVALEFIIIPLLFGAYYTAFLFPMLHFLLLKVRIPQEERALTTAK, via the coding sequence ATGGCGGGTTGGATGTGGATTTTTATTGGTTTTCTGAGTGTGCAGCGGGGACTGGAATTGGTGATTGCTAAACAAAATGAACGGTGGATGCTGCAACAGGGAGCGGTGGAGAGGGGGCAGCGGCACTATAAGTTGTTTATTGCTGTTCACATTCTATTTTTCATTGCATTAATTGCCGAGACAAGCTGGCGGAATGATCAAGCTATGACTTTAAACCTTGTATTATTTACGTTGTTTATCATAGTTCAGCTTCTCAGGGTTTGGTGTATCACAGCATTGGGACGCTTTTGGAATACAAAAATAATCGTGCTACCCGGGGTTTCATTAATTCAAAAGGGACCGTACAAATATGTAAAGCATCCAAATTATATTGTTGTAGCTTTGGAGTTCATCATAATTCCTTTATTATTTGGAGCTTATTACACAGCCTTCCTATTTCCGATGCTGCACTTTCTACTATTAAAAGTACGCATACCCCAAGAAGAACGAGCCCTGACAACTGCGAAATAA
- a CDS encoding type III polyketide synthase has protein sequence MAFIGSVGIGLPDHHISQDEAKQLASSLFSNKIADTDRLLAVFDHAAIEDRQLVVDLDWFAQDHRLKERNDMYTQSVLKHTLTALDETLAAGTFLSKNVPYEAIDLIVFVSSTGLSTPSIDAHLINSRPIREDVARMPLWGFGCAGGAIGLAHAHDWLQAYPDKNAIVICAETASLTFQHQDTNPSNLIGTALFGDGMAAALLMGKESKYLNHLMKTIPKIAKRGSHTAKNTLDVMGWDVVDSGFEVVFSKQIPSLVESVWKSHVEQFTSEVSLHPSDIHSYIAHPGGRKVLEAMESVFNIPRFKLQPSWDILRNHGNMSSPTVLYALEKWMQSTVEAGEKSILSALGPGFSSELMSLEWV, from the coding sequence ATGGCTTTTATCGGCTCAGTAGGGATTGGCCTGCCTGATCACCATATTTCTCAAGATGAGGCGAAGCAACTTGCAAGCAGCCTGTTTTCCAACAAAATCGCTGACACGGATCGTTTACTAGCTGTATTCGACCATGCTGCAATTGAAGACCGACAACTTGTTGTAGATCTAGATTGGTTTGCTCAAGATCACAGGTTAAAAGAAAGAAATGATATGTACACACAATCGGTTCTAAAACACACATTAACAGCACTGGACGAAACATTGGCTGCGGGTACTTTTTTGTCAAAAAACGTTCCATATGAAGCGATTGATTTAATCGTGTTCGTATCAAGCACTGGCTTGTCAACCCCATCCATTGATGCACATCTGATCAACTCCCGCCCCATTCGTGAAGATGTTGCGCGCATGCCTTTGTGGGGTTTTGGGTGTGCAGGTGGAGCAATTGGCTTGGCACATGCGCATGATTGGCTTCAGGCATATCCTGACAAAAACGCAATTGTGATTTGTGCTGAAACAGCCAGCCTGACTTTTCAGCATCAGGATACAAATCCCAGTAATTTGATTGGTACAGCGTTGTTTGGTGATGGAATGGCAGCAGCATTATTAATGGGGAAAGAATCAAAATACCTAAATCATCTCATGAAAACAATTCCTAAAATCGCTAAACGAGGGTCTCACACTGCTAAAAATACATTAGATGTTATGGGGTGGGATGTAGTAGATAGTGGTTTTGAAGTCGTCTTTTCCAAACAAATCCCCTCGTTAGTAGAATCGGTATGGAAATCCCATGTAGAGCAATTCACCAGCGAGGTCTCCCTGCATCCGTCTGACATCCATTCCTATATCGCACATCCGGGTGGGCGAAAAGTACTGGAAGCAATGGAAAGTGTGTTTAATATCCCTCGGTTTAAACTACAGCCCTCATGGGATATACTTCGAAACCACGGTAATATGTCGTCACCAACAGTCTTGTATGCTTTAGAAAAATGGATGCAAAGTACTGTAGAAGCAGGGGAGAAAAGTATTCTGTCTGCTCTTGGACCTGGGTTTAGTTCTGAATTAATGAGTTTGGAGTGGGTGTGA
- a CDS encoding cytochrome c oxidase subunit II, protein MNMHKYEKIWLLFGTATLLVFLTVVGVSAFYMGNQPPSCAVTIDPEKVHETAPFDNPGLVEIGDNEYQLTIVASAFNYDVGTDDKVVQIPKGATVHFNVTTADVVHGFELAGTNVNMMLEPGYISTYTNTFKNAGEFTLLCNEYCGVGHHMMAATIEVIE, encoded by the coding sequence ATGAATATGCATAAATATGAAAAAATCTGGTTGTTGTTTGGTACAGCCACACTGCTCGTTTTTTTAACGGTTGTTGGTGTCAGTGCATTTTACATGGGCAATCAGCCTCCAAGTTGTGCAGTCACCATTGATCCCGAAAAAGTTCATGAAACGGCACCATTTGATAATCCAGGCCTAGTAGAGATTGGCGATAATGAATATCAGCTGACCATTGTAGCATCCGCTTTTAACTATGACGTTGGAACAGATGATAAGGTTGTTCAGATCCCCAAAGGCGCTACTGTTCATTTTAATGTGACAACTGCAGATGTTGTACACGGTTTTGAGCTTGCTGGCACAAATGTCAATATGATGCTTGAACCTGGCTATATCAGCACTTATACGAATACATTCAAAAACGCCGGGGAATTCACATTGCTTTGTAATGAATACTGTGGTGTTGGTCACCATATGATGGCCGCAACAATTGAGGTGATAGAGTAA
- a CDS encoding DUF1798 family protein: MSTLRQLTIQLKQKLERLKKMYEENEPPESIKDKQFFLHMKEETAPVYEELAQWEERVLDVVKEQRINLHPQQITSTKENMELVILHSYYIDAREKRYMELYKSILYIFDQLLRSLETLQHDDTGGQTDA, encoded by the coding sequence ATGAGTACATTGAGACAATTAACCATACAACTTAAACAAAAACTTGAGCGCTTAAAAAAGATGTATGAAGAGAACGAACCACCCGAGTCTATAAAAGATAAACAATTCTTTCTGCATATGAAGGAAGAAACAGCTCCTGTTTATGAAGAGCTTGCACAATGGGAAGAACGTGTCCTGGATGTTGTAAAAGAACAGCGCATTAACTTGCATCCGCAACAGATTACGTCTACAAAAGAAAACATGGAGCTTGTAATTTTGCACAGCTATTACATTGATGCGCGAGAGAAGCGTTATATGGAACTTTATAAATCTATTTTGTATATATTCGATCAACTGTTGAGGAGTCTTGAGACACTGCAGCATGATGACACTGGAGGACAAACGGATGCATAA
- a CDS encoding cold-shock protein translates to MENGVVKWFNAEKGYGFIQLEEGNDVFVHYSAIQEEGFKTLEEGQSVTFEIVEGERGPQAANVTKN, encoded by the coding sequence ATGGAAAACGGTGTAGTAAAATGGTTCAACGCAGAAAAAGGGTATGGCTTTATCCAACTGGAAGAAGGCAATGATGTATTCGTACATTATTCTGCGATCCAAGAAGAAGGCTTCAAGACACTTGAAGAAGGCCAAAGTGTCACTTTTGAAATTGTCGAAGGTGAACGCGGTCCACAAGCTGCCAACGTAACCAAAAACTAA